In Syntrophales bacterium, the following are encoded in one genomic region:
- a CDS encoding IS110 family transposase: MEATGNYGEELAIHLHDAGHRVSIVNPARIKGFAQSELLRTKTDKLDAALIARFCLAMKPGAWIPPSPEIRSLRALVRRVDSLIDMRSQEKNRISTAHESVSLLIKEHIAYLDQEIEKIRKQIADLIGKDQNLKRKKDLLDSIPAIGKVTIPHILAELDDLEKFNHVSELVAFIGLAPKETLSESSVKGKPRLCKIGHARLGKALYMPALVSIQCNPVMIAFYNRLKDKGKNGKVIVCTIMRKLVHVIFGVLKSGKKYDPNFKPVAA, translated from the coding sequence TTGGAAGCCACGGGCAACTATGGAGAGGAGCTGGCGATCCATCTTCATGATGCGGGCCACAGGGTCAGCATTGTCAACCCCGCCAGGATCAAAGGATTTGCTCAGAGCGAACTGCTCCGCACCAAGACAGATAAACTTGATGCCGCCTTGATTGCCCGATTCTGTCTGGCGATGAAACCAGGCGCATGGATTCCGCCTTCACCGGAGATCCGATCCCTGAGAGCTTTAGTCAGGCGGGTTGATAGCCTGATCGACATGCGAAGCCAGGAGAAAAATCGGATCAGCACCGCACATGAATCGGTCTCTCTTTTGATCAAAGAACATATCGCTTATTTGGATCAAGAGATCGAAAAGATCAGAAAGCAAATTGCTGATCTTATAGGGAAAGATCAAAATCTTAAACGGAAAAAGGATCTGCTGGATTCTATTCCGGCTATTGGGAAAGTAACTATTCCTCACATCCTGGCTGAATTAGATGATCTGGAAAAGTTCAACCATGTTAGTGAACTGGTGGCGTTCATCGGGCTCGCACCGAAGGAAACGCTCTCAGAGTCATCTGTTAAAGGCAAACCCAGATTATGCAAAATCGGACATGCACGGCTCGGGAAAGCTCTTTACATGCCGGCATTGGTGTCGATTCAGTGCAATCCTGTGATGATTGCCTTTTATAACCGCCTAAAAGATAAAGGTAAAAACGGGAAAGTGATTGTCTGCACGATTATGCGGAAACTGGTTCATGTTATCTTCGGAGTCCTGAAATCCGGGAAAAAGTATGATCCAAACTTTAAACCAGTTGCCGCTTGA